In the Opitutia bacterium genome, one interval contains:
- a CDS encoding type II secretion system protein translates to MRRRFHSAFSLIEVVIAVGVFGAAIAVILALLPALTKQSSESAAALTAQQLGDVIRVELVRVASLETFDGLAGNLPVVAAPLTGGRQFVATRDGRRLHAVDPLPAAGAISSADQYFLIECWKFPNEPLRPDGTKAFLATLVRVSWPYQTGASGGAATTTPLESRAQLTFTCAINR, encoded by the coding sequence ATGCGCAGACGATTCCATTCAGCCTTCTCGTTGATTGAAGTGGTGATTGCCGTCGGCGTTTTCGGCGCCGCTATCGCCGTGATTCTCGCGCTTCTGCCCGCCCTCACCAAACAGAGCAGTGAATCTGCCGCCGCGCTTACCGCGCAACAGTTGGGCGACGTGATTCGCGTGGAACTCGTCCGCGTCGCCAGCCTCGAAACCTTCGACGGCTTGGCCGGAAATTTACCTGTCGTCGCCGCGCCGCTCACGGGCGGTCGCCAATTCGTCGCCACGCGCGATGGCCGGCGTTTGCACGCCGTCGATCCGCTTCCTGCGGCCGGCGCGATCTCGTCCGCCGATCAGTATTTCCTCATCGAGTGCTGGAAGTTTCCCAACGAGCCATTGCGGCCGGACGGGACCAAGGCGTTCCTCGCCACCTTGGTGCGGGTGTCGTGGCCGTATCAGACCGGCGCGTCTGGCGGCGCGGCGACCACGACCCCGCTAGAGAGCCGTGCTCAGCTGACGTTCACCTGCGCGATCAACCGATGA
- the cadA gene encoding cadmium-translocating P-type ATPase, with the protein MAVEAKPGPEWTHELIKFLQTQPAVAAVRVNSADMTVSVATLGSVDSAQLEQQIQQVLLAIEAKLATGRVRGDGPTTEPGFVVKQSGSVTTVERPTCETAPKFYQWKEYALPEEEPAHEESHGHGHGGEEGEWRLLSTLAAICGVAGIAGFVAEKFGAPNWAQFTLYGVALVAGGWDAAIDSWENLRERKLDIHFLMLAVAVGAVCVGAYGEATLLLFLFSASGAMEAYAMDRTQREVSSLLHTAPKEATVIDADGAQRVVTIEQLAVGQRLAVKPGEMFAADGEIVKGETASDESTLTGEAVPVEKSVGSQVFSGTINLWGSVEVNVTRLPSESTLQKIVRLIQTAQKLKAPSQRLTDRFGGNYTLLVLGGVTVMFLVWWLGFGLPPFKSVDGHASAFYRAMTLLVVASPCALVLSIPSAILAAIAWGAKHGVLFRGGAAIEKMAEIDTVALDKTGTLTTGELAVVSVESFPPGRERELLELAHSLERHSHHPIARAITHHARKENVSVREVARFESITGQGVRAQVGDGHAFLGRRELVAAGPFAQWLEKVPPAAAEFSEVWVVAPGIVGRLLLKDQLRAESRGVLAALKANGIRTYMLTGDRRHTAESVAKELGVDEVRAGLSPEQKVEIVDGFRQQGRKVAMVGDGVNDAPSLAAAYVSVAMGARGCDAALEQSEVILMHDRIENFLAALRLSRRARAIIKQNLFISLGTVIVMVGVSLVGSIPLSLGVIAHEGSTVVVCLNSLRLLLGKND; encoded by the coding sequence ATGGCAGTCGAGGCAAAACCCGGTCCGGAGTGGACCCACGAGTTGATCAAATTTCTGCAGACGCAGCCCGCGGTCGCCGCAGTGCGCGTGAACTCGGCGGACATGACGGTCTCCGTGGCCACGCTCGGCAGCGTCGACTCGGCCCAACTCGAGCAACAAATCCAGCAGGTGCTGCTTGCGATCGAGGCCAAGCTCGCGACGGGCCGCGTGCGCGGCGACGGACCGACAACGGAGCCGGGATTCGTCGTGAAGCAGAGTGGCAGCGTGACGACGGTCGAGCGGCCGACGTGCGAGACCGCGCCGAAGTTCTATCAGTGGAAGGAATACGCGCTGCCGGAGGAAGAGCCCGCGCACGAGGAGTCGCACGGACACGGCCATGGCGGCGAGGAGGGCGAGTGGAGGTTGCTCAGCACGCTGGCGGCGATTTGCGGCGTGGCGGGCATCGCGGGTTTCGTCGCCGAGAAGTTCGGTGCGCCGAACTGGGCGCAGTTCACGCTCTACGGCGTCGCGCTCGTCGCGGGCGGCTGGGATGCGGCGATCGATTCGTGGGAGAATCTGCGCGAGCGGAAACTCGACATTCATTTTCTGATGCTGGCGGTGGCGGTCGGCGCGGTGTGCGTCGGCGCTTACGGCGAAGCGACGTTGTTGCTCTTCCTCTTCTCCGCCTCCGGCGCGATGGAGGCCTACGCGATGGACCGCACGCAGCGCGAAGTGTCGTCGCTGCTCCACACGGCGCCGAAGGAGGCGACTGTGATCGATGCGGATGGCGCGCAACGGGTGGTGACGATCGAACAACTCGCCGTCGGCCAGCGCCTCGCGGTGAAGCCGGGCGAGATGTTTGCGGCGGACGGCGAGATCGTGAAAGGCGAGACGGCGAGCGATGAATCGACGCTCACCGGCGAGGCCGTGCCGGTGGAGAAGAGCGTGGGTTCGCAGGTGTTCAGCGGCACGATCAACCTCTGGGGTTCCGTCGAGGTGAACGTCACGCGACTGCCGAGTGAGAGCACCTTGCAGAAGATCGTGCGCCTGATCCAGACCGCGCAGAAACTGAAGGCGCCGAGCCAGCGGCTCACCGACCGGTTCGGCGGCAATTACACGCTGCTCGTGCTCGGTGGCGTGACCGTGATGTTCCTCGTGTGGTGGCTCGGCTTTGGGTTGCCGCCGTTTAAGAGCGTGGATGGGCACGCGTCGGCTTTTTATCGCGCGATGACGCTGCTCGTCGTCGCGAGTCCGTGCGCGCTGGTGCTGTCGATTCCGTCGGCGATTCTCGCGGCGATCGCGTGGGGCGCGAAACACGGCGTGCTTTTCCGCGGCGGCGCGGCGATCGAGAAAATGGCGGAGATTGACACGGTGGCGCTCGACAAAACGGGCACGCTGACGACGGGCGAACTCGCGGTCGTATCGGTCGAGAGTTTCCCACCGGGGCGCGAACGTGAATTGCTCGAGCTCGCTCACTCGCTGGAGCGCCACTCGCATCACCCGATCGCGCGGGCGATCACGCATCACGCGCGCAAGGAGAACGTCAGCGTGCGCGAGGTCGCGCGTTTCGAATCGATCACGGGGCAGGGCGTGCGCGCCCAGGTCGGCGACGGCCACGCGTTTTTGGGACGCCGCGAACTCGTGGCGGCGGGACCGTTTGCGCAATGGCTGGAGAAAGTGCCGCCGGCGGCGGCGGAATTTTCCGAAGTGTGGGTGGTCGCGCCGGGCATCGTCGGCCGGTTGCTGCTCAAGGACCAGTTGCGCGCGGAGTCGCGCGGCGTGCTCGCGGCGCTGAAGGCGAACGGCATCCGCACCTACATGCTCACGGGCGACCGGCGCCACACGGCGGAATCGGTCGCTAAGGAACTCGGCGTGGACGAAGTGCGCGCGGGCCTCTCGCCGGAGCAGAAGGTCGAGATCGTAGACGGTTTCCGGCAGCAGGGTCGCAAGGTCGCGATGGTCGGCGACGGCGTGAACGACGCACCGAGCCTCGCGGCGGCGTATGTTTCCGTGGCGATGGGCGCGCGTGGCTGCGACGCAGCGCTCGAGCAAAGCGAGGTGATCCTGATGCACGACCGCATCGAGAATTTCCTCGCGGCGCTGCGTCTGAGCCGACGCGCGCGGGCGATCATCAAGCAGAACCTCTTCATCTCGCTCGGCACGGTGATCGTGATGGTCGGCGTATCGCTGGTGGGTTCGATTCCGTTGAGCTTGGGCGTCATCGCGCACGAAGGCAGCACGGTGGTCGTGTGTCTGAACTCGTTGCGGCTGCTGCTGGGGAAAAACGATTGA
- a CDS encoding aspartate-semialdehyde dehydrogenase — MNTKSYRVGIVGATGAVGQELIGLLQSRQFPLAELRLMASARSVGRVVEFAGEKLTVIEAKPEAFEGLDLALFAAEGAIAKALASEAVKRGCLVLDKSSAFRMREDVPLVVPEINLAATRGHRGIIASPNCSTAIALMGLYPLHRLFGVKRVFFSTYQSVSGTGADAIDELEAQTQAYAKGQPLTRSVYPYQIFQNLIPHIDSFGADGYTGEETKMREESRKIMGLPELKVSATCVRVPVVRAHSVAVNAEFEKPVDVAAARAAIAQFEGAELVDDVANKVYPTPLDFSRKVKCGVGRLRVDTAWENGLALWVAGDNLWKGAALNSIQIAEAMIRDGIPLRPSA; from the coding sequence GTGAATACCAAGTCCTATCGAGTCGGCATCGTCGGTGCGACAGGAGCGGTCGGTCAAGAGCTGATCGGCCTTCTCCAGTCGCGGCAGTTTCCGCTCGCGGAGCTGAGGCTCATGGCCTCCGCGCGCTCCGTGGGTCGCGTCGTCGAGTTCGCCGGGGAAAAACTCACGGTGATCGAGGCGAAGCCCGAGGCGTTCGAGGGCCTCGACCTCGCGCTGTTCGCCGCCGAGGGCGCGATCGCCAAGGCGTTGGCGTCGGAAGCCGTGAAGCGCGGCTGCCTCGTGCTGGACAAGAGTTCGGCGTTCCGCATGCGCGAGGACGTCCCGCTCGTCGTGCCCGAGATCAATCTTGCGGCGACGCGCGGGCATCGCGGCATTATCGCGAGCCCGAACTGCTCGACGGCCATCGCGCTCATGGGTCTTTACCCGCTGCACCGGCTCTTCGGCGTGAAGCGCGTGTTCTTTTCCACTTACCAATCCGTCTCCGGCACCGGCGCCGACGCCATCGATGAACTCGAGGCGCAGACGCAGGCCTACGCCAAAGGCCAGCCGCTCACGCGCTCGGTTTATCCGTATCAGATTTTCCAGAATCTCATTCCGCACATCGATTCGTTCGGCGCTGATGGCTACACCGGGGAAGAGACGAAGATGCGCGAGGAGAGCCGCAAGATCATGGGTCTACCCGAGCTCAAAGTCTCCGCGACGTGCGTGCGCGTGCCGGTCGTCCGCGCGCACTCCGTGGCGGTGAATGCGGAATTTGAGAAACCGGTCGATGTCGCGGCCGCGCGCGCGGCGATCGCGCAATTCGAGGGCGCCGAACTCGTTGACGACGTGGCGAACAAGGTCTACCCGACGCCGCTGGATTTCAGCCGCAAGGTGAAGTGCGGCGTCGGCCGCCTCCGCGTGGATACCGCGTGGGAGAACGGCCTCGCGCTGTGGGTCGCCGGCGACAACCTCTGGAAGGGCGCCGCGCTCAACTCGATCCAGATCGCGGAGGCGATGATCCGCGACGGTATCCCGCTGCGTCCGAGCGCCTAA
- a CDS encoding tetratricopeptide repeat protein has protein sequence MSSARFAALVASQPENEMFRFSLAQALLREGQSTDAVPHLEFCANKKADWMMARILLGKTLLTLGRKADARAWLEQALQLAVEQNHEDPERELRGILGEFV, from the coding sequence ATGAGCTCCGCCCGCTTCGCCGCCCTCGTGGCCTCGCAGCCCGAGAATGAGATGTTTCGCTTCAGCCTCGCCCAAGCACTCCTGCGCGAAGGTCAGTCGACCGACGCCGTGCCGCATCTGGAATTTTGCGCCAACAAGAAGGCCGACTGGATGATGGCCCGCATCCTCCTCGGCAAAACGCTGCTGACGCTCGGCCGCAAAGCCGACGCGCGCGCGTGGCTCGAACAGGCATTGCAACTCGCCGTCGAGCAGAACCACGAAGATCCGGAACGCGAACTGCGTGGGATATTGGGGGAGTTCGTTTAG
- the hemC gene encoding hydroxymethylbilane synthase has protein sequence MKLLLATRKSPLALAQTNMVAARFAEKLGAECELLKIVTTGDRQTDWSLIKQGGKGLFTAELEQALLRGDAHAAVHSCKDLPGENPAGLTVAGFLPRELTHDVLVLREGVATPATIGSSSPRRQLQVAKLFPGVKFTEIRGNVDTRLKKIAQGDADATILAAAGMRRLGIHSWPGVVFRPLKFEESVPAVGQGAIAIQCRTDLAAQLAPALDAATFRNVTLERAFQAQIGGGCQVAFAAHATDDTLHFFHERTGIRRFPLSAADFAAPQQTAARILKELGF, from the coding sequence ATGAAACTCCTCCTCGCCACCCGCAAAAGCCCGCTCGCGCTCGCGCAGACCAACATGGTCGCCGCGCGCTTCGCCGAGAAGCTGGGCGCCGAATGCGAACTGCTCAAAATCGTCACAACCGGCGACCGCCAAACCGACTGGTCGCTGATCAAGCAGGGCGGCAAGGGCCTCTTCACCGCCGAACTCGAGCAGGCGCTCCTGCGCGGCGACGCGCACGCCGCGGTGCACAGCTGCAAGGACCTGCCGGGCGAAAATCCCGCCGGGCTCACCGTCGCCGGCTTCCTGCCGCGCGAACTGACGCACGATGTGCTCGTGTTGCGGGAAGGTGTCGCGACGCCGGCCACGATCGGTTCGAGCAGCCCGCGCCGCCAGTTGCAGGTCGCGAAGCTTTTCCCGGGCGTGAAGTTCACGGAGATTCGCGGCAACGTCGACACGCGCCTCAAGAAGATCGCGCAAGGCGACGCCGATGCGACGATCCTCGCCGCCGCCGGCATGCGCCGCCTCGGCATCCACAGCTGGCCGGGCGTCGTGTTTCGCCCGCTGAAGTTCGAGGAAAGCGTCCCCGCCGTGGGACAGGGCGCTATCGCGATCCAATGCCGCACCGATCTTGCCGCGCAACTGGCGCCGGCGCTCGATGCGGCGACGTTCCGCAACGTGACGCTCGAACGCGCGTTCCAGGCGCAGATCGGCGGCGGCTGCCAGGTGGCCTTCGCCGCGCATGCGACGGACGACACACTGCATTTTTTCCATGAGCGCACCGGCATCCGCCGTTTTCCGCTGAGCGCCGCCGACTTCGCCGCGCCGCAACAGACCGCCGCGCGCATCCTGAAGGAGCTCGGATTCTAA
- a CDS encoding serine/threonine-protein phosphatase, with protein sequence MKLRSSSLTDIGCYRQQNEDSFLCDDGLRLYAVADGIGGLPAGAAASRAALDEFAEWFIKDARKPFDYSAALARANDAVFTLGRQLSPRYGIGTTLTLAHFADGAVNVVHVGDSYMFRLRAGELAALTREHNLENEMRARAARGEPTYLLTENRAALTRCVGQPPPLEGDIDSHPVEAGDRYLLCTDGITRCITPHEIAKHLRNAQAPETAARVLVELARERGGLDNATAIVIFVE encoded by the coding sequence ATGAAGCTGCGTTCGTCCTCCCTCACCGACATCGGCTGCTACCGGCAGCAGAACGAGGACAGCTTTTTATGCGACGACGGCCTGCGGCTCTACGCCGTGGCCGATGGCATCGGCGGCCTCCCCGCCGGCGCCGCCGCGAGCCGGGCCGCGCTCGACGAATTCGCCGAGTGGTTCATCAAGGACGCGCGCAAGCCCTTCGACTACTCCGCCGCCCTCGCGCGCGCGAACGACGCCGTGTTCACGCTCGGTCGCCAGCTCAGCCCGCGCTACGGCATCGGGACGACGCTGACGCTCGCGCATTTTGCCGACGGCGCCGTCAATGTCGTGCACGTCGGCGACAGCTACATGTTCCGGCTCCGCGCCGGCGAACTCGCCGCGCTGACCCGCGAACACAATCTCGAAAACGAGATGCGCGCCCGCGCCGCGCGCGGCGAACCCACTTACCTCCTCACGGAAAATCGCGCCGCCCTCACCCGCTGCGTCGGCCAGCCGCCGCCGCTGGAAGGCGACATCGACTCGCACCCCGTCGAAGCCGGCGATCGCTATCTGCTTTGCACCGACGGCATCACGCGCTGCATCACGCCGCATGAGATCGCCAAGCATCTCCGGAACGCGCAGGCGCCGGAGACCGCCGCCCGCGTCTTGGTGGAACTCGCGCGCGAACGTGGCGGCCTCGACAACGCGACCGCGATCGTGATCTTCGTGGAGTGA
- a CDS encoding ATP-dependent DNA helicase encodes MISLNEGGGAAVSRAVELTSAVFADDGWLCTSLSLEHRPEQERMAHAVAAAMEGDASLLCEAGTGVGKSLAYLIPGIIHAVDTRRQFLVSTHTKTLQEQIRDKDLANCRRLFAAVPELAAYRDFTSAVLMGKGNYLCTTRLARALQEKQELFATPEQDQLARLAAWAQKTETGLFADLPERVAPDVWDEISADSDACSSKHCDSAVCFYQRAKRRRDSANLVIVNHSLLFTLMAVQATQEKSPARGILRLDDFLVLDEAHTVPDIATEHLGLALTSAGLRRQLHALFNPKRKKGLFVRHKDAGGQRAVEIAAEQADHFFSTVAEKIPAGSSLQRWREPDAVEHLLAGPLNSVVARLDALRTSLPPENIAHVEVETKQRRLSAYRDAIKSWIDLAREGDVHWAEMADRRKELVVSLRSAPLDVSAELRRRLFQRETSCVLTSATLATGSTIEPFRERVGAHAVETVIEKSPFDYERHMRVYLAADVPEPSAAAEGKLALDAITDYVRFCTFAVRGGSLVLFTSYRDLLAVSARLEPDYRAAGRKCLVQESGVSRSELAEKLRQAGNGVLFGTESFWTGIDVPGDALSQVIITRLPFEPPNHPVAQARAEWVASEGGNPFAQLALPEALGKFRQGIGRLIRSKTDRGIITILDPRMLTKAYGREFIASLPTANYERLTRTERERIFRPFI; translated from the coding sequence ATGATTAGTCTCAACGAGGGCGGTGGCGCGGCCGTCTCGCGCGCAGTAGAACTGACGTCGGCTGTCTTCGCCGACGACGGTTGGCTGTGCACGAGTCTCAGTCTCGAACACCGCCCCGAGCAGGAACGCATGGCGCACGCTGTCGCCGCCGCGATGGAAGGTGATGCGAGCCTGCTCTGCGAAGCCGGCACGGGCGTCGGCAAGAGCCTCGCGTATCTCATTCCGGGCATCATCCACGCGGTCGACACACGCCGGCAATTTCTCGTCTCCACGCACACGAAGACGCTGCAGGAGCAGATCCGCGACAAGGACCTCGCGAACTGCCGCCGACTCTTCGCCGCCGTGCCCGAGCTGGCCGCCTACCGCGACTTCACGAGCGCGGTGCTGATGGGCAAAGGCAACTACCTCTGCACGACGCGGCTCGCGCGCGCGCTTCAGGAAAAGCAGGAGCTCTTCGCCACGCCCGAGCAGGATCAACTCGCCCGCCTCGCCGCGTGGGCGCAGAAAACCGAAACGGGTTTGTTCGCCGATTTGCCCGAGCGCGTCGCGCCCGACGTGTGGGACGAAATTTCCGCCGACTCCGACGCCTGCTCTTCGAAACACTGCGACAGCGCGGTGTGTTTCTATCAACGCGCCAAGCGGCGTCGCGACTCCGCGAATCTCGTCATCGTCAACCACAGCCTCCTCTTCACGCTGATGGCCGTGCAGGCGACGCAGGAAAAATCACCTGCGCGCGGCATCCTGCGTCTCGACGATTTCCTTGTCCTCGACGAAGCGCACACCGTGCCCGACATCGCGACCGAGCATCTCGGCCTCGCGCTCACGTCCGCCGGGCTGCGCCGGCAGCTGCACGCGCTCTTCAATCCGAAACGCAAGAAGGGCCTGTTCGTGCGCCACAAGGACGCCGGCGGCCAGCGCGCCGTCGAGATCGCGGCGGAGCAGGCCGACCATTTTTTCTCCACCGTCGCCGAGAAGATCCCCGCCGGCTCGAGCCTCCAACGCTGGCGCGAGCCCGACGCCGTCGAGCATCTCCTCGCCGGTCCGCTCAACAGCGTCGTCGCCCGCCTCGACGCGCTGCGCACCAGCCTGCCGCCGGAGAACATTGCGCACGTCGAGGTCGAGACGAAACAAAGACGCCTCTCCGCTTATCGCGACGCGATCAAGTCCTGGATCGATCTCGCGCGCGAGGGCGACGTGCACTGGGCCGAGATGGCCGATCGACGCAAGGAACTCGTCGTCAGCCTCCGCTCGGCGCCGCTCGATGTGTCGGCCGAGTTGCGCCGCCGGCTTTTTCAACGCGAGACTTCCTGCGTCCTCACGAGCGCGACGCTCGCGACCGGCAGCACGATCGAGCCGTTCCGCGAGCGCGTGGGCGCGCATGCGGTGGAGACCGTGATCGAGAAATCGCCCTTCGACTACGAGCGCCACATGCGCGTCTACCTCGCCGCCGACGTGCCGGAGCCGTCCGCTGCCGCCGAGGGCAAGCTCGCGCTCGACGCCATCACCGACTACGTGCGCTTCTGCACATTCGCCGTGCGCGGCGGCTCTCTGGTGCTGTTCACGAGCTATCGCGATCTCCTCGCCGTTTCCGCGCGGCTCGAGCCCGACTACCGCGCGGCCGGCCGAAAATGTCTGGTCCAGGAATCGGGCGTCTCCCGTTCCGAGCTCGCCGAGAAACTCCGACAGGCCGGCAACGGCGTCCTGTTCGGCACCGAAAGTTTCTGGACCGGCATCGACGTGCCCGGCGACGCGCTCTCGCAGGTCATCATCACGCGATTGCCCTTCGAGCCGCCGAACCATCCCGTCGCGCAGGCTAGGGCCGAATGGGTCGCGTCCGAGGGCGGCAATCCGTTCGCCCAGCTCGCGCTGCCCGAGGCGCTGGGCAAATTCCGCCAGGGAATCGGCCGGCTCATCCGCAGCAAGACCGACCGCGGCATCATCACCATCCTCGATCCGCGCATGCTCACCAAGGCCTACGGCCGCGAGTTCATCGCCAGCCTGCCCACGGCGAACTACGAGCGCCTCACACGCACCGAACGGGAACGGATTTTTCGTCCTTTCATTTGA
- a CDS encoding L,D-transpeptidase, which translates to MVVSIGKQLMAFYRDGQLVKSYVISTSKRPPSNVKDSMGTPRGLHEIAERIGAGAPPGIVFKARVNTGRHFSEFDADEQAKNLITTRILWLRGLEPGVNAGTNAAGESVDTYGRYVYIHGTNHEEHLGTPASSGCVQMRNLDIIELYDEVRVGDLVWIED; encoded by the coding sequence ATGGTCGTTTCCATCGGCAAACAGCTGATGGCTTTCTATCGGGACGGGCAGCTGGTGAAGAGTTACGTCATATCCACCTCGAAGCGCCCGCCGTCCAATGTGAAGGATTCGATGGGCACACCCCGCGGCCTCCACGAGATCGCCGAACGCATCGGCGCCGGCGCGCCTCCGGGCATCGTCTTCAAGGCCCGCGTAAACACCGGCCGGCATTTCTCCGAATTCGACGCCGACGAGCAGGCCAAGAATTTGATCACGACGCGCATCCTCTGGCTCCGCGGGTTGGAACCCGGCGTGAACGCCGGCACGAACGCCGCGGGCGAGTCCGTCGACACTTACGGCCGCTACGTCTACATCCACGGCACGAATCACGAAGAACACCTCGGCACGCCCGCCAGCAGCGGCTGCGTCCAGATGCGCAACCTCGACATCATCGAGCTCTACGACGAGGTGCGCGTCGGTGATTTGGTGTGGATCGAGGATTGA
- a CDS encoding nucleotidyltransferase: MGSRFGGLKQVQPVGPHGELIIEYSIFDALRAGFDRLVLVIRKDIEADFRATIGRRLESRMAVEYVYQELTDVPAAHQAHAAARTKPWGTGHAVLAARHVVRRPFAVINADDFYGASGYRALATHFAASTDYALVGYPLRQTLSEHGTVSRGVCAVDAAGRLKNITELTKIEQTAAGGVRYLDGAGVAQPLTGDETVSVNFWGFTPAVLPQLQALFADFLATRGADPKAEFYLPTAISDLNERGATNVALLRSESAWFGITYREDLPSAMGAVRELVAAGHYPAPLWG, from the coding sequence ATGGGCAGCCGCTTCGGCGGGCTCAAGCAAGTCCAGCCCGTCGGACCGCACGGCGAACTCATCATCGAGTATTCGATCTTCGACGCGCTGCGCGCGGGCTTCGACCGGCTCGTGCTCGTCATCCGCAAGGACATTGAGGCTGACTTTCGCGCCACCATCGGCCGGCGCCTCGAGTCGCGTATGGCGGTCGAGTATGTTTATCAGGAACTGACCGACGTTCCCGCCGCGCATCAGGCACACGCCGCGGCCCGCACGAAACCTTGGGGCACCGGCCACGCGGTGCTCGCGGCGCGCCACGTCGTGCGACGTCCGTTCGCGGTGATCAATGCCGACGATTTCTACGGCGCGTCGGGCTACCGCGCGCTCGCGACGCATTTCGCGGCATCAACGGACTATGCGCTCGTCGGCTATCCCTTGCGGCAAACGCTCTCGGAACACGGGACGGTGAGCCGCGGCGTGTGCGCGGTCGATGCGGCCGGGCGACTGAAGAACATCACCGAGCTGACGAAGATCGAGCAGACCGCCGCGGGGGGCGTCCGCTACCTCGACGGCGCAGGCGTCGCGCAGCCGCTGACCGGCGACGAGACGGTGTCGGTGAATTTCTGGGGCTTCACGCCGGCGGTGCTGCCGCAGTTGCAGGCGCTGTTCGCGGATTTCCTCGCGACGCGCGGCGCCGATCCGAAGGCGGAGTTCTACCTGCCGACGGCGATCAGCGATCTCAACGAGCGCGGTGCGACCAATGTGGCGTTGCTCCGCAGCGAGAGCGCGTGGTTCGGCATCACCTATCGCGAGGATTTGCCCTCGGCCATGGGCGCTGTCCGTGAACTCGTCGCCGCCGGCCACTATCCCGCGCCGCTCTGGGGGTGA
- a CDS encoding uroporphyrinogen-III synthase — protein sequence MAAKSTSALPLAGRRIVLTRPREQCSEWRAQLEAQGANVIELPLIQVTKHYDKQTLVEVFAELTQYEWLIFTSANGARFFFEEFLKGFDDIRALGLVRIACVGEATADVVRSLHLRVDLQPKKANAEELAQAMLERESIDSAKVLIVTGNLNRDVLVEKLHEARAIVDTLPIYKTEETNLADDPVAADFRAKGADAILFASPSAAQSFFDQAAALKLSAKAKRPLAGSIGATTTTTMKQLGLPVDFEAAQPSLDALVAALLKKL from the coding sequence ATGGCCGCGAAATCCACTTCCGCCTTGCCGCTCGCCGGCCGCCGCATCGTCCTCACCCGGCCGCGCGAACAATGCTCCGAATGGCGCGCGCAGCTCGAAGCGCAGGGCGCCAACGTGATCGAGCTGCCGCTCATTCAGGTCACCAAACACTACGACAAGCAGACACTCGTCGAGGTGTTCGCCGAGCTGACGCAATACGAGTGGCTGATCTTCACCAGCGCCAACGGCGCGCGGTTCTTCTTCGAGGAGTTCCTCAAGGGCTTCGACGACATCCGTGCGCTCGGCCTGGTCCGCATCGCGTGCGTGGGCGAGGCGACGGCCGATGTGGTGCGCAGCCTGCACCTGCGCGTCGACTTGCAGCCGAAGAAGGCCAACGCCGAGGAACTCGCGCAAGCGATGCTCGAGCGCGAGTCGATCGACAGCGCGAAGGTCCTCATCGTCACCGGCAACCTGAACCGCGACGTGCTCGTGGAAAAACTCCACGAGGCCCGCGCCATCGTCGACACGCTGCCGATCTACAAGACCGAGGAGACGAACCTGGCCGACGATCCGGTCGCCGCGGATTTTCGCGCGAAAGGCGCCGACGCGATCCTGTTCGCCAGCCCGTCCGCCGCGCAGTCGTTCTTCGACCAAGCGGCGGCGTTGAAGCTCTCCGCCAAGGCGAAGCGCCCGCTCGCCGGCAGCATTGGCGCGACCACGACGACCACGATGAAGCAACTCGGCTTGCCGGTGGATTTCGAGGCCGCGCAGCCCAGTCTCGACGCGTTGGTCGCGGCGCTGTTGAAGAAGCTCTGA
- a CDS encoding type II secretion system protein, translating into MLELLAVIAVIGILASLIFPSISGARKSANRAKTKVQFNQWAAAIESFRSEYGYYPAFDTSNLVNGGATTVISGDHLFHDIIAGKKRDGSALTTGSPTAAGSQNRKRIPFYSFSDSDLTAADAAFPNLLRDAFDNLSIAVLVDRNLDGKIDNNDYGTFPNVVAADGSSIRPTATDIPTTGVRAGVIFYAPDPNATASDSRFIFSWK; encoded by the coding sequence TTGCTCGAGCTTCTCGCCGTGATTGCCGTCATCGGCATCCTCGCGAGCCTGATTTTTCCCAGCATCTCGGGCGCCCGTAAATCCGCCAACCGGGCCAAAACGAAAGTGCAGTTCAACCAGTGGGCCGCCGCGATCGAGTCCTTCCGCAGCGAATACGGTTACTATCCGGCGTTTGACACCTCGAACCTCGTCAACGGCGGCGCGACCACCGTCATCTCCGGCGACCATCTCTTCCACGACATCATCGCCGGCAAGAAGCGCGACGGCAGCGCGCTCACGACCGGATCGCCGACTGCCGCCGGCAGCCAGAACCGGAAACGGATCCCGTTCTACTCCTTTTCCGATTCTGATCTCACGGCGGCTGACGCCGCGTTTCCGAATCTCCTGCGCGACGCCTTCGATAATCTTTCCATCGCCGTGCTGGTCGACCGGAATCTCGACGGCAAAATCGACAACAACGACTACGGCACCTTCCCGAACGTCGTTGCCGCCGACGGCTCCTCGATCCGTCCCACCGCGACCGACATTCCCACGACGGGCGTCCGCGCCGGCGTGATCTTCTACGCTCCCGACCCGAACGCGACCGCGTCCGATTCCCGGTTCATCTTCAGTTGGAAATGA